One Aegilops tauschii subsp. strangulata cultivar AL8/78 chromosome 7, Aet v6.0, whole genome shotgun sequence genomic window carries:
- the LOC109742256 gene encoding uncharacterized protein, whose protein sequence is MTRSRPTTTMGGSVPDHHQQQHDGEVDGGQLQHGGEHVETVMPGFRFHPTEEELIEFYLRRKVDGKRFNIDLIASVDLYRYDPWDLPALASIGDKEWFFYVPRDRKYRNGDRPNRVTPSGYWKATGADRMVKVVEGNRSIGLKKTLVFYVGKAPKGLRSSWIMNEYRLPHGETERYQKEISLCRVYKRPGIDDNFHLTGTTTRSPGSRAAATRHSTAAHRTSVATHRQQPPVFVEGGGHHSSSALKAYNAHTTQGTNAAGTMASLSAAAAGAPPPAMFRSTASVASLSSTTSTEEDGTSLYHHHLKGHNNPAVMQLHSSTHATLLNTNSSAMATIPIDELSRAIGSYSQASNPNQPTAPLQGPLLNFPSLEKIWDWNPLLESPKVCTSFK, encoded by the exons ATGACTCGATCAAGGCCGACGACCACCATGGGGGGATCCGTACCAGACCACcaccagcagcagcacgacggggAGGTGGACGGCGGGCAGCTGcagcacggcggcgagcacgtgGAGACGGTGATGCCCGGGTTCCGTTTCCACCCGACGGAGGAGGAGCTGATCGAGTTCTACCTCCGTCGCAAGGTGGACGGCAAGCGCTTCAACATCGACCTCATCGCCTCCGTCGACCTCTACCGCTACGACCCATGGGATCTCCCCG CACTGGCGTCGATCGGGGACAAGGAGTGGTTCTTCTATGTGCCTCGGGACCGTAAGTACCGGAACGGCGACCGGCCGAACCGGGTGACGCCGTCAGGGTACTGGAAGGCCACGGGGGCGGACAGGATGGTGAAAGTCGTGGAGGGCAACCGCTCCATCGGCCTCAAGAAGACGCTCGTCTTCTACGTCGGCAAGGCACCCAAGGGCCTCCGCAGCAGCTGGATCATGAACGAGTACCGCCTGCCACACGGTGAAACCGAACGGTACCAAAAG GAAATTTCGCTCTGCCGGGTCTATAAACGCCCAGGGATTGACGACAACTTCCACCTCACCGGCACAACAACAAGGTCGCCTGGCTCCAGAGCGGCGGCAACCAGGCACAGTACAGCAGCGCACCGGACGTCAGTGGCAACTCATCGCCAGCAGCCGCCAGTGTTTGTCGAGGGTGGCGGTCACCACTCATCATCTGCTCTCAAGGCGTATAACGCGCACACGACCCAAGGAACAAATGCAGCCGGCACCATGGCATCACTGTCGGCGGCAGCGGCAggggcgccgccgccggcaatGTTTCGGTCGACGGCCTCTGTAGCCTCGCTGAGCTCCACGACCTCGACAGAGGAGGATGGCACATCGCTCTACCACCACCACCTCAAAGGACACAACAACCCAGCAGTAATGCAACTGCATTCTTCCACGCACGCCACGCTGCTCAACACCAATTCCTCGGCAATGGCGACCATCCCGATCGATGAGCTGAGTCGGGCGATTGGGTCCTACAGCCAAGCTTCAAACCCTAACCAGCCCACGGCGCCACTGCAAGGCCCTTTGCTTAACTTCCCTAGCTTGGAGAAGATCTGGGACTGGAACCCTCTCCTAGAATCTCCAAAGGTTTGCACAAGCTTCAAGTAA
- the LOC141027212 gene encoding uncharacterized protein, with product MPGTLSDINVLQRSHLFARLASGDAPACNYTINGHEYTKGYYLADGIYPPWCTFVKSIKEPKTKKQCEFARVQEAARKDIERAFGVLQSRFAIVRGPARFWDKKTLKNIMTCCVILHNMILEDERGMDLEFFYDNVGSRVKPARDPNRIRAFLQTYKEIENADRHFQLQEDLIEHHWQRAGQ from the coding sequence ATGCCCGGCACACTCAGTGATATCAATGTGTTGCAACGCTCTCatttgtttgctaggcttgctagtggtgatgctcctgcttgcaactacactatcaatgggcatgaatacacaaaggggtactatcttgcagatggtatatatcctccttggtgcacatttgtcaagagcatcaaagaacccaaaacaaaaaaacaatgTGAATTTGCAAGGGTGCAAGAGGCAGCCCGAAAAGACATTGAAAGAGCATTCGGTGTTTTGCAATCTAGGTTTGCCATTGTCCGAGGTCCTGCTCGTTTTTGGGATAAGAAAACCCTGAAGAACATCATGACTTGCTGTGTTATCCTGCACAATATGATTCTTGAAGATGAGAGAGGAATGGACTTAGAATTCTTTTACGATAATGTGGGTAGCCGTGTCAAACCAGCTAGAGACCCAAACCGCATTAGAGCTTTTCTTCAGACAtacaaggagattgaaaatgcaGACAGACACTTTCAACTTCAGGAAGATCTCATTGAGCACCATTGGCAAAGGGCTGGACAGTGA